GAAGAATTACGTGAAATGTCAATTGAATTATCACTGGAAAACGACTGTGTAGATTCGGTGCATTTTCCACCTCGTCAGCACCAAATGCGTGCAGTTTGGTAACAGCCAGAAAAGTCGCCAGAAAGCCGATCCTTAAAAATAAATCCATTAAAAACAGTCAATTACACACGAAATGAGAATTCATCCCATCGCACACTGCAAAAACGAGTGAAATTAACGACCCGAGAAGACGTCCGATAATCGAACAGAAAATCTCCAGCCAGAACAGAAAAACAGCCCCATAAAACATGGATTTTTTATTCAAAAAACTCGCTTAATCGCACCCAGAAAAAGAGCCGGATTCGTTCAATGAATTCACCGCGAGCCCCAGTGCCACAGGGCATGGCGAGCCTGCCAGGCGATGGCGGACCGGGCTACCGAACGGGCGTCGAGCTGGCGTCGAGCGGGTGCCGGGCACGGCCATGACGACGACTTCGGCGGGAGGCGCACCACGACAGCGCGTGATGTTCTGGCACGGGAGGTGCAAACCCGTTTGCGCCGGCCGGGTCATCCGCCGGCAGCGCCCAGAGGCGCCAGAACAACAAGAAGGCGGCAAGCCAACCGCGCTTCGGCTCAACCGGCCGGCGCGCACTGCGGGACCTTGCCTCTCCACTAGCCTTGCAACCCCGGAGTACGTCATGCACTTCAAACAAGCCGTGTCCACCCTGCTCCTCAGTGCCGCCTGCCTGTCCTTTGCGCAGGCGGATGTGAAGGTCGGCGTCATTACCTCCTCCACCGGCCCCATTGCCCTGGTCGGGCTGCCCCAGAAGAACTCCATACCGCTGCTGCCTACCCAGGCGGGCGACCAGCCGGTGACCTACATCGCCCTGGATGACGGCAGCGACCCCACCGCCACGGTGAAGGCGCTGAAGAAGCTGATCAGCGAGGAGAACGTGGACGCCATCATCGGCCCGAGCGGCTCGCCCAACGCCATGGGCGTGATCCAGTTCGTCGCCGAGGCGGGCGTACCGCTGCTGGCGCCGGTGGGCACCGCCGCCGTGGTGCTGCCGATGAACGAGCAGAAGAAATGGGTGTTCAAGACCACCCAGAACGACGACCTGATCGCCAAGGCGCTGGTGGAGGACATGGGCCGTCGCGGGGTGAAGACCCTGGGCTTCATCGGCACCGCCGACCCCTACGGCGAGAACTGGTCGAAGGTGATGGGCGCCCTGGCCGCCGAGCACGGCATCAAGGTGGTCGCCACCGAGCGCTTCCAGCGCCAGGACACCTCGGTCACCGGCCAGAGCCTGAAGGTCCTCGCCGCGCGTCCCGACGCGGTGCTGGTGGCCGCCCCCGGCAGCTCCGCCGTGCTGCCCCAGACCACCCTGTTCGACCAGGGCTACCGGGGCCAGATGTACCAGACCCACGGCGCCGCCCTGCCGGACTTCCTCAAGCTCGGCGGCAAGAAGGTGGAAGGCACCATCCTCGCCGCCAGCCTGATGCTGGTGCTGGACGAGATCCCCGACAGCCACCCGTCCAAGCCCGTCGCCAGCGCGTACGTGAGCGCCTACGAGAAGCTCAACGGCAGCAAGCCGGCCACCTTCGGCGCCAATACCTATGACGCCGGCCTGCTGCTGCAGAAGGCCATCCCGGTGGCCGCCGCCAAGGCCCAGCCGGGCACGCCGGAGTTCCGCGCGGCCCTGCGCGACGCCCTGGAAGCCAGCCATGAAGTCCCCGCGACCCAGGGCGTCTACACCATGACCCCCGAGGACCACAGCGGGTTCGACGAACGCGGCCGCGAGCTGATCCAGGTGAAGAACGGCGCCTGGACCCTGCTCGGCGGCAACTGATCGCACGGGTTCCCCGTAGGGTGGACGACGCTTTCTTCGTCCACCTTCCAGAGCTCCGGTCAGGCACCGATGGTGGATGGGAAAAGCGCCATCCACCCTACGCCCGCCACCCAGCGAAGCCCGAGCCGATACCCGCGCGGACACACCCCGCAGGGTGGACATCGCGCTTCATGTCCACCGGGCTCCGAAGCCACAGCCTCATCCATTGCGATAAAGAGTTCCCACCATGAATTTCCAGATAGCCCTGCTGCTCGGCCAGGACGGCATCACCAACGGCGCCATCTATGCGCTGCTGGCGTTGTCGATCCTGCTGGTCTTCACCGTGACGCGCATCCTGCTGATTCCCCAGGGTGAGTTCGTCACCTACGGCGCGCTGACCATGGCCGCCCTGCAGGCCGGCCAGCCCACGGCCCTGGTCTGGCTGCTGCTCGCCCTGACCCTGGCCGACTGCGCCATGGATCTGTACGACGCCGCCCGCGCCAGCCGCGGCTTCCGCTTCCCCAGGCGGATCGTCGTCAAGCTGGCCTACGCCCTGGCCCTGGTCGGCCTGATCCGCACCCTGCCACTCGCGCAATTGCCCATGGCGCTCCAGGCGCTGCTCACCCTGGCCCTGGTGGTGCCGCTGGGACCGCAGCTCTATCGCCTGGTGTTCCAGCCGCTCGCCTCGGCCAGTTCCCTGGTGCTGCTGATCGTCTCCATCGCCGTGCACGTGGCCATGGTGGGCGTCGCCCTGCTGCTGTTCGGCCCCGAGGGCGCACGCACCGCGCCCTTCTCCGAGGCCGGCCTGACCCTGGGCCCGGTGACCTTCAACAGCCAGACCCTGTGGGTGATCGCGGTGTCCCTGGCGCTGATCATCGGCCTGTTCCTGTTCTTCGAGCGCAGCCTCTACGGCAAGGCCCTGCGGGCCACCGCGGTGAACCGCCTGGGCGCCCGGCTGATGGGCATCTCGCCGACCCTGGCGGGCAAGGCCACCTTCGCCCTGGCCACCTTCATCGGCGCGCTGTCGGGGATCCTCATCGCGCCCATCACCACGCTCTATTTCGACTCGGGTTTCGTCATCAGCCTGAAGGGCTTCGTCGGCGCCATCATCGGCGGCCTGGCGAGCTACCCGGTGGCCGCCCTGGGCGCGCTGGGCGTGGGCCTGATCGAGGCCTTCTCGATGTTCTGGGCCAGCACCTACAAGGAGATCATCGTCTTCACCCTGATCATCCCCTTCCTGCTCTGGCGTTCCCTCACCCGCCGTCATGTCGAGGACGATGAATGAAACCGCGCAACCTGATCCTCGCCCTGGTGGCCGTGCTGGCGCTGGCGCCCGCCGTGCTGCCGCCCTACTACGTGACCCTGCTCAACTACATCGGCCTCTATACCCTGGTGGTGCTGGGACTGGTGCTGCTCACCGGCGTGGGCGGCATGACCAGCTTCGGCCAGGCCGCCTTCGTCGGCCTCGGCGCCTACACCAGCGCCTACCTGACCACGGTGCAGGACCTCCCGGGCTGGCTGGCCTGGGCCAGCGCCTCGCCCTGGCTGACCCTGCTGGCGGGCCTCGCGCTCACCGCCGCCGTGGCGCTGATCCTCGGCGCCCTGACGCTGAAGCTCTCCGGCCACTACCTGCCGCTGGGCACCATCGCCTGGGGCCTCTCCCTCTACTACCTGTTCGGCACCCTGGAATCCCTGGGCGGGCACACCGGCGTCAGCGGCCTGCCGAGCATTTCCCTGCTGGGCGTCGAGCTGGATAAGGGCGAGAAGATCTACTACCTGATCTGGGCCGTGCTGCTGGGCGCCATGCTCATCACCCAGAACCTCCTGGACTCCCGCGAAGGCCGCGCCATCCGCGCCCTCAAGGGGGGCCAGCTGATGGCCGAGTCGATGGGCGTGAACACCTTCCGCGCCAAGATGGTCATCTTCCTCATCTCCGCCCTGTTCGCCGCGCTGTCCGGCTGGCTCTACGCCCACACCCAGCGCTTCGTGAACCCCACGCCCTTCGGCCTGCACATGGGCATCGACTACCTGTTCATGGCGTTGATCGGCGGCGTGGCCAGCGTCTGGGGCGCCCTGCTCGGCGCCGGCGTGCTGACCCTGCTCAAGCAGTGGCTGCAGGACCTCCTGCCGACGCTGCTCGGCAGCACCGGCAACTACGAGGTGATCGTCTTCGGCATCGCCATCGTGCTGCTCATGCAACGCGCCCCCGGCGGCCTCTGGCCGCTGTTGCTGCGCCTGCTGCCGGAGAGCTGGAAACCCGCGCGCGCCGCCCGCGACCTGGACGCCGCCGCCGAACTGCCACGGCGCGAGCTGCCGGCCGCCGGCGAGGTACTGCTGGAAGCCCGTGACCTGACCCGGCGCTTCGGCGGCCTGGTGGCCAACGACGCGATGAACCTGGACGTGCGCAGCGGCGAGATCCTCGCCCTGATCGGCCCCAACGGCGCCGGCAAGAGCACCCTGTTCAACCAGCTCTCCGGGGTCGACACGCCCACCTCCGGCGACGTGCTCTTCCGTGGCCAGCGGATCAACGGCATCCCCTCCCGGAAGATCGCCCGCATGGGCATGAGCCGCACCTTCCAGCACGTCAAGCTGCTGCCGGAGATGAGCGTGCTGGAGAACGTCGCCCTCGGCGCCCACCTGCGTGGCGACAAGGGTGTGATCGCCGCCGCCCTGCGCCTGGACCGCGCCGAGGAAGCGCGCCTGCTGGGCGAGGCCCGGCGGCAACTGGAGCGGGTCGGCCTGGGTGACTACCTGCACCTGGAAGCCGGCAGCCTGGCGCTGGGGCAGCAACGCATCCTGGAGATCGCCCGCGCCCTCTGCGCCGACCCCTGCCTGCTGCTGCTGGACGAGCCCGCCGCCGGCCTTCGCCACAAGGAGAAGGAGGCCCTGGGCCTGCTGCTCAGCCGCCTGCGCGGCGAAGGCATGGCCATTCTCCTGGTGGAGCACGACATGGACTTCGTGATGGGACTGGTGGACCGCGTGGTGGTGATGGAATTCGGCCAGCGCATCGCCTTCGGCCTGCCGGCCGAGGTGCAGAAGGACCCGGCGGTGCTGGAAGCCTATCTCGGAGGAGCGGAGTGATGAACATGCCGATGCAAGACCTGAAGCAGGCGGAGAACCGGGTGGCCAACCCGGTGCTGGACGTCAGCGGCCTCTGCGTCGCCTACGGCAAGGTGGAGGCCCTCTCCAACGCAAGCCTGCGGGTGGGCCAGGGACAGATCGTCACCGTGATCGGCCCCAACGGCGCCGGCAAGACCACCCTGCTCTCGGCCATCATGGGCGTGCTCGGCTCCCGTGGCCGGGTCGCCTTCGACGGTAGCCTGGAGGCGGTGCCGGACGTGGAGGTGATGGTCGCTCGCGGCCTCGGCCTGGTGCCGGAGAAGCGCGAGCTGTTCGGCAGCATGAGCGTGGCCGACAACCTGCTGCTGGGGGCCTTCCAGCGCCACCGCAGCGGCCAGCGCGACCACGGCCAGACCCTGAAGGAGGTCTACGAACTCTTCCCGCGCCTGTGGGAACGCCGCGAGCAGCTGGCCGCCACCCTGTCCGGCGGGGAGCGGCAGATGCTGGCGGTCGGCCGCGCGCTGATGGCCAAGCCGAAGCTGCTGATGCTGGACGAACCGAGCCTGGGCCTGGCGCCGCTGATCACCCGGGAGATCTTCCGCATCATCACCACCCTGCGCCAGCAGGGCGTCTCCATCCTGCTGGTGGAGCAGAACGCCCGCGCCGCCCTGCGCGTGGCCGACTACGCCTATGTGCTGGAGACCGGCCAGGTCGCCATGCAGGGACCCGCCGCGCAGCTGGCGGACGATCCCCGGGTGATCGAGGCGTACCTGGGCCTGGCCAGCAAGCACCAGGAAATGCTCGCCGGCTGATACCCCCGCCCGGCCGCAAGGCCGGGCTCCCCTCAAGGAGGACCCCATGAACCACGCTCCCCGCATCTGCATCGCCGGGGCGGGCGCCATCGGCTGCACCCTGGCCGCGCGCCTGGCCGACACCGGCCACACCGTCTCGGTGCTGGCCCGAGGCGCCACCCTGGCGGCCATCCGCGCCAACGGCATCCACCTGGACGACCTGGACGGCCATCATTTCGTCCGCGTCCCGGCCAGTGACCGGGCCACCGACCTCGGCCCCCAGGACATCGTCTTCCTCTGCGCCAAGGCCGACGCCCTGCCCGCCCTCGCCGCCGACATCCAGCCGCTGCTGCACGCAGGCAGCCTTTTGGTGCCGGTGGTCAACGGCCTGCCCTGGTGGTATTTCCACGGGCTCCAGGGGCGCTTCGCCGGCCAGCGCATCCGGGCCGTCGATCCAGAGGGCCTGCTCGCCGAGCGCCTCGACCTCGCCCAGGTCATCGGCTGCGTCGTCTTCATCACCGCGCAATGCCCGGCCCCCGCCGTGGCCGAGGCGCAGAACCCGCACCTGATGATCTTCGGCGAACCCGACAACCGCCTCACCCCGCGCCTGGAACGCCTGCGCGCCCTGGTGGCGGACGCCGGCATCGAGGCCCGCGCCAGCGAGCGCATCCGCGACTCGGTGTGGACCAAGGCCATCGCCAACCTCAGCTCCAACCCGCTGTCGGTGATCACCGGCGCCACCCTCGAACAGATCTATGGCCAGGCCGACCTGCGCCGGATCGCCGGCGACTGCCTGCAGGAAACCCTGCTGACGGCGGCGGCCTACGGCGCGCGCATCGAGTTCGATCCGCAGACCTTCCTCGACCTGGGCGCCGGCATGGGCGCGGTGCGCACCTCGATGCTCCAGGACTACGACAAAGGCCGCCCGCTGGAGCTGGCCGCCATCGGCGACGCGGTGCTGGAACTGGCCGACCGCCTTGAACTGCCCATGCCCATCACCCGCCACCTGGTGGCCCTGGCGCGTTTTCGCGCCCACCCGCCACGCCCCTGAACGGAGTCGCCCATGAACGCCATCGCCCCCATCACCCAGCCCAGCCACTGCAGCGACGAGGAGTGGGCCCTGCGGGTCCAGCTCGCCCACTGCTACCACCTGGTGGACTTCTTCGGCTGGACCGAGACCATCTTCAACCACATCTCCGCGCGCCTGCCGGGCCCGGCCCACCATTACCTGGTGAACCCCTTCGGCCTGAACTACACCGAGGTCACCCCGGCCAATCTGCTCAAGGTTGACCTCGCCGGCCACAAGCTGGAGGACTCCCCCTACGACGCCAACCCCGCCGGCTTCGCCCTGCACAGCGCGGTACACGGCGCGCGGGACGACATCCACTGCCTGATCCACACCCACACCACGCCCATCTCCGCCATCGTCCAGAAGGAGGCCGGCTTCTCCCACGACAACTTCTACGGCGCCCAGCTCCACGGCCGCATCGGCTACCACGCCTTCGAGGGCATCACCCTGTTCGAGGACGAGAAGGGGCGGATGATCGAGAGCCTGGGCGACAGGCACATCCTGGTGCTGCGCAACCACGGCATCGCGGTCGGCGAAAGCAGCATCGCCAAGGCCTTCTTCCTGCTCTGGACGGTGCAGCGGGCGGCGGAGATCCAGTGCGCGGCCGGCGCCCTGGGCGGCGCGGACCACCCGCTGCCGGTAGCCATCCAGCAGAAATGCACCGACCTCACCGCCATGCTGATCCGCGAAAGCGGCTTCGCGGTGAAGTTCTTCGACGCCATGGTGCGCAAGATGCACGCCAGCCGTGGCCCGAGCTGGTGAGCGGGAGCCCCGGATGAGCACCCGGGGATTCATCGACCCCCAGCGCGCGACCGGGCCTGGCCCGGCCTTTGCTGAAGGGGTGGAATCGAAGGGCCGCCCATTGCGGCGGCCCTTGAACTGACGGGGATCAAAAGGTTTCCAGAAGGCGGTCGACAGCCTCGCCGCAACCCCCTATAACTCTCCCCCTGTCCGCATCACTGTGCCCCGGTCCGCATGAGTACCCCGAAGAAACGCCTCAACCGCTACAACCCCGCCAGCGACGATTTCAAGAAAGAGGAATTCCCCTTCTACTGGATCGCCCGCGTCTATGGCCGCTACAACATGGCCATGGAAAAGACCCTGAAGAAGATCGACCTGGACGTCCCTCGCTGGCGCATCCTCTTCATCCTCAAGGAAAACGGCCAGTCGAGCATTTCGGAACTCTCCGAACACGCCATCGCCAAGCTCTCCACCGTCACCAAGATCGTCTACCGCATGAAGGACGACGGCCTGGTGGACACCGCCCCCTGCGCCAACGACGGCCGCGTCACCCAGGTGACCATCACCGACCACGGCCGGCGCACGGTGGAAGAGATCCAGGCGAACACCGCGCACCTCTTCACCAACAGCTTCAAGGGCCTCACCGAAGCCCAGATCGCCAAGCTGAACGTCACCCTGGAAAAGATCTTCGCCAACCTGCCGGAAGATTGAGGCGCCCTCACAGAGGACAGGCAACCGCCAGCGCACGGGTGAGCGGGTCATGGCAGCCGCCGCCCCTGCCGGCTGCATGGCCAGCCCATCCCGGGGCGCTGTCCCCGGCCTTTCTCATTGATCCATCCCTCGCGCAAAGGCCGCCGCTTCCTCGATCAAGCCAGCCTCCGGCCGCACGCCGGTGTAGAGCACGAACTGCTCCACCGCCTGCAGGACTATGACCTCGGCACCGGTGATGACCCGCTTGCCGTGCGCGCGGGCCAGGCGGATCAGCGGGGTTTCCACCGGCAGCGCCACCACGTCGAACACCCAGTCCGCCGCCACCACCTGTTCCGGGGTGAAGGCCAGGGTGGCGGCGTCCGCACCGCCTTCCATGCCCAGGGGCGTGACATTGACCAGCATGCCGGGACGCTCGTCGCCCAGGCTGTCGCGCCAGGCATAGCCACAGGCTTCGGCCAGCGCCGGGCCAGCGGTGGCGTTGCGCGCGACGATGCGGCCCTGGCGAAAGCCGCTGTCGCGAAAGGCGCTGGCCACCGCCTTGGCCATACCGCCGCTGCCGCGCAGGGCGAAGGTGATGTCGCGGGGTACGCCGTGGCTCGCCAGCAGGCTGGCCACAGCGCTGTAGTCGGTGTTGTAGCCCTTGAGCCAGCCGGACTCGGCGACGATGGTGTTCACCGAGTCGATGGCCCGCGCGGAGGCGTCCAGTTCGTCCAGCAAGGGGATGCAGGCCTCCTTGAAGGGCATGGACACCGCGCTCCCGCGAATGCCCAGGGCGCGGATACCGCCGATGGCCGCCGGCAGGTCGGTGGTGGTGAAGGCCTTGTAGACGAAGTCCAGGTCCAGTGCCTGGTAGAGGTAGTTCTGGAAGCGCGTGCCGAAGTTGCCGGGACGCCCGGACAGTGACATGCACAGGCGGGTGTCGCGGCTGATGGTGCGGGGCATGGGAATCTCCGTTGACCGAATCCGGGCGGGGCCCTCGCAGGGGCGGGCCCCGCCGCTCACCTCAGAAAATGTAATCCGTGGTCAGGAAGTTCGACTCGCGGTTGCGGATGATGTCGCTGACCAGTTGCTTGTTGTCCTCCTGGAACTTGGTGGCCACCAGAGTGCGAATGGAGAACACCCGCAGGGCGTCATGCACCGAGAGGGTCCCCTCGGCCGAGTTCTTGCGCCCGTTGAACGGGAAGGTGTCCGGGCCACGCTGGCACTGGGCATTGATGTTGATGCGCCCGACCTGGTTGGCGAAGGCGTCCACCAGGCGCCCGACCTGGGCCGGGTCGTTGCCGAACAGGCTCAATTGCTGGCCGTAGTCGGAATGCAGGACGTAGTCGATCACCTCCTCCAGCTCGCGGTAAGGCACCACCGGGATCAGCGGGCCGAACTGTTCCTCCTGGTAGAGGCGCATCGCGGGGCTGACCGGGCTCAGCACCGCCGGGTAGAAAAAGCTCTGCCGGTGGCTGCCGCCGCCCGGGTTGACCACCCTGGCCCCCTTGGCCACGGCATCCTCCAGCAGAGTGTTGAGGAAATCGACCTTGCCGGGCTCCGGCAGCGGCGTCAGCGCCACGCCATCGTCCCAGGGCATGCCGGGCTTGAGCTTGGCCAGCCTGGCGCAGAACTTGTCGAGGAAGGGTTCGAGCACCGCCTCGTGGACGAAGAGGATCTTCAGCGCAGTGCAGCGCTGGCCGTTGAACGAGAGCGCGCCGGTGATGGCTTCGCTCACCGCGTTGTCCAGGTCCACCTGGGGCAGGACGATGCCGGGGTTCTTCGCATCCAGGCCCAGCGCGGCCCGCAGGCGGTGGGGACGCGGGTGGAGCTTCTTCAGGTCGGCGGCCCCGGAGTGGGTGCCGATGAAGGCGAACACGTCCACCTTGCCGCTGGCCATGATGGCGCTGACGGTCTCGCGGCCACGGCCGTAGATGATGTTGATGACCCCGGCCGGGAAGCTGTCGCGGAAGGCCTCCAGCAGCGGACGGATCAGCAGCACGCCGAACTTGGCCGGCTTGAACACCACGGTGTTGCCCATGATCAGCGCCGGGATCAGGGTGGTGAAGGTTTCGTTCAGCGGGTAGTTGTAGGGGCCCATGCACAGGGCCACGCCCAGGGGCACGCGGCGGATCTGGCCGAGGGTGCCCTGCTCCAGCTCGAAGCGGCTGGAGCGGCGATCCAGTTCCTTGAGCGCCTCGATGGTGTCGACGATGTAGTCGCAGGTACGGTCGAACTCCTTCTCGGAGTCCTTGAGGTTCTTGCCGATCTCCCACATCAGCAGCTTGACCACCGCCTCGCGCTGTTCGCGCATGCGGGCGAGGAAGCGCTCCACGTGCTGGATACGTTCGGCCACGCGCATCGTCGGCCACAGGCCCTGGCCGTGGTCGTAGGCGGCCACGGCAGCATCCAGGGCCGCCAGGGCGGCGTCGGCGTCCAGCAGCGGCGTGCTGCCCAGCACCACCTGCTCGTCGCCGTTCTCAGTGGCCAGGAACACCGGGCTGCGCACGCTGGCGAGCGGGCCGTCCCAGCGCAGCAGTTCGCCGTTCACCAGGTACTCGCGCTGTTCGATGGGGGCACCGGCGCGGTAGCGCTCGGGGATCTGGTCGGCAGTGGGAAACAGGGCATCGAGGTTGTTGTTGTCGGTCATTGCACTTCCCTCGGAAACGATGGGGTTGAGTGGTGTGATCTGGTTTTAGCGCGATTTTTCTGCTTGGTAAATCGTTTCAGCAAACCGTTTGGCGGAATCCGTGCCCGCACATGAGTCGGCATCGGTCAGAGACGGGTGACGGATACCCGCAGGGGCGATTTCAATCGCCCCCACAGGCGTGAGGAAGGTTCGGCCTGGACCTCAGTCCAGCTGGGCCAGGGCCTCGGCGGTGGTATCGCGGATGCGCTGCCAGTCGCCGGCACGGATCCACTCCGGCTCGAGCATCCAGCTGCCCCCCACGCACATGACGTTGGGCTGGGCGAAGTACTCGCCGATATTGCCCGGACGCACACCGCCCGTGGGGCAGAAGCGGATGTTCGGGAAGGGGCCGGCGAAGGCCTTGAGCGCCTTGACCCCACCACAGAGCTCGGCCGGGAAGAGCTTGAAGCGGCGGTAGCCCAGGGCGTGGCCGAGCATGATCTCGGATGCGCTGCTGATGCCGGGCACCAGCGGCAGCGGGCTGTAGACGCCCGCCCGCAAGAGCTCGGCGGTGCAGCCCGGGGTCACCACGAACTGGGCGCCGGCGGCTTCGGCATCGGCCAGCATCCACTCATCCAGCACGGTGCCGGCGCCGATGCAGAGTTCCGGGCGCTGTTCCCGCAACAGGCGGATGGCGGCCAGGCCGTGTTCCGAACGCAGGGTCACTTCCAGGGTGGTGAGGCCACCGGCGGCCAGGGCATCGGCCAGGGGCAGGATGTCCTGCTCACGCTCGATGGTGATCACCGGCAGGATGCGCGCCGCTTCGCACAGGGCGTCGATCAGCGCCACCTTCTCGGCCATGCCCGGCACGCTGTCACGCTGGCTGGCCCGAACGGGAGAAATAGAAGTCATGGGTCGGTCCTTCGGGCTCAGGGGCACCAGTAGATTTCCAGGGGACGGCTCAGGAAGGCGCGGATGGGCATCTGCGCCACGTCCTCCCCCGCCAGGGCATCGGCCAGGGTCGCCAGCTTGCCGGCACCCTGCAGGGATAACAGGGTGAGGCGCGCACGCCGCAATACCGGCAGCGTCAGGGTCAGGCGCTGGCGCGGCACGCTGGGCGCGAGCATCGGCAGGCACCGGCGCGGGCCTTCCGGGTCCAGGGCCGCCGCCAGGTTGGGGCTGCCGGGGAAGAAGGACGCGGTGTGGCCATCCTCGCCCATGCCCAGCACCAGCACATCGGGGTCCTCCAGGTCCGCCAGTCGGGCGTCCGCCAGCTGGGCCGACGCCTCGACGCTGGGCGCCGGCTGGTAGAGACCAAGGAAGCGCGCGGCCGCCGCGCGCCCCTGCAACAGGTGCCGGCGTACCAGTCCCTCGTTGCTGTCGGGGTGGCTGACCGGCACGAAGCGCTCGTCGGCCAGGCCCAGGGTCACCTTCGACCAGTCCAGTTCCTGGGCCGCGAGGCGCTCGAAGAAGGCCACCGGACTGCGCCCGCCGGACACCACCAGGGTGGCGGCGCCCCGTTCGGCGATGGCGCCGCGCAGGGCATTGGCCACGGTCAGCGCCAGCTCGCCGGCGAGCTGGGCGGGGTTGTCCAGGCTGAGGCCCAGGACCTGGGCCGGCAGGTTCAGATTAGAGATCGCCATACCAACTCCGACCATCACGGGTGATCAATGCAATGGAAGCCATCGGCCCCCAACTGCCCGCCGCATAGGGCTTGGGCGCGTCGCCCAGCTCGCGCCAGCCGGCGATGAGCCGGTCGCACCAACGCCAGGCATATTCGATTTCGTCCTTGCGAACGAAGAGGTTCTGGTTGCCTTTCATCACTTCCAGCAGCAGCCGCTCGTAGGCATCGGGAATCCGCGCGCTGCGGTAGGTGTTGGAGAAGCTCAGTTGCAAGGGATCGCTGCGCAGCTGCATGCCCTTGTCCAGGCCCTGTTCCTTGGTCATCACCTGGAGGGAGATGCCTTCGTCCGGCTGCAGGCGGATCACCAGGCGGTTGCTGATCAGCGGGCGCTGCTCCGGGGCGAAGATGTAGTGCGGCGGCTCCTTGAAGTGGATGACGATCTGCGACAGCTTCTGCGGCATGCGCTTGCCGGTGCGCAGGTAGAAGGGCACGCCGGACCAGCGCCAGTTGCGGATCTCCGCGCGCAGGGCGACGAAGGTCTCGGTGTCGCTCTCGGCGTTGGCGTTGTCCTCTTCCAGGTAACCCGGCACCTGCTTGCCGAGGATGTTGCCGGC
This genomic window from Pseudomonas furukawaii contains:
- a CDS encoding class II aldolase/adducin family protein, translating into MNAIAPITQPSHCSDEEWALRVQLAHCYHLVDFFGWTETIFNHISARLPGPAHHYLVNPFGLNYTEVTPANLLKVDLAGHKLEDSPYDANPAGFALHSAVHGARDDIHCLIHTHTTPISAIVQKEAGFSHDNFYGAQLHGRIGYHAFEGITLFEDEKGRMIESLGDRHILVLRNHGIAVGESSIAKAFFLLWTVQRAAEIQCAAGALGGADHPLPVAIQQKCTDLTAMLIRESGFAVKFFDAMVRKMHASRGPSW
- a CDS encoding branched-chain amino acid ABC transporter ATP-binding protein/permease → MKPRNLILALVAVLALAPAVLPPYYVTLLNYIGLYTLVVLGLVLLTGVGGMTSFGQAAFVGLGAYTSAYLTTVQDLPGWLAWASASPWLTLLAGLALTAAVALILGALTLKLSGHYLPLGTIAWGLSLYYLFGTLESLGGHTGVSGLPSISLLGVELDKGEKIYYLIWAVLLGAMLITQNLLDSREGRAIRALKGGQLMAESMGVNTFRAKMVIFLISALFAALSGWLYAHTQRFVNPTPFGLHMGIDYLFMALIGGVASVWGALLGAGVLTLLKQWLQDLLPTLLGSTGNYEVIVFGIAIVLLMQRAPGGLWPLLLRLLPESWKPARAARDLDAAAELPRRELPAAGEVLLEARDLTRRFGGLVANDAMNLDVRSGEILALIGPNGAGKSTLFNQLSGVDTPTSGDVLFRGQRINGIPSRKIARMGMSRTFQHVKLLPEMSVLENVALGAHLRGDKGVIAAALRLDRAEEARLLGEARRQLERVGLGDYLHLEAGSLALGQQRILEIARALCADPCLLLLDEPAAGLRHKEKEALGLLLSRLRGEGMAILLVEHDMDFVMGLVDRVVVMEFGQRIAFGLPAEVQKDPAVLEAYLGGAE
- a CDS encoding ketopantoate reductase family protein; translation: MNHAPRICIAGAGAIGCTLAARLADTGHTVSVLARGATLAAIRANGIHLDDLDGHHFVRVPASDRATDLGPQDIVFLCAKADALPALAADIQPLLHAGSLLVPVVNGLPWWYFHGLQGRFAGQRIRAVDPEGLLAERLDLAQVIGCVVFITAQCPAPAVAEAQNPHLMIFGEPDNRLTPRLERLRALVADAGIEARASERIRDSVWTKAIANLSSNPLSVITGATLEQIYGQADLRRIAGDCLQETLLTAAAYGARIEFDPQTFLDLGAGMGAVRTSMLQDYDKGRPLELAAIGDAVLELADRLELPMPITRHLVALARFRAHPPRP
- a CDS encoding MarR family winged helix-turn-helix transcriptional regulator — translated: MSTPKKRLNRYNPASDDFKKEEFPFYWIARVYGRYNMAMEKTLKKIDLDVPRWRILFILKENGQSSISELSEHAIAKLSTVTKIVYRMKDDGLVDTAPCANDGRVTQVTITDHGRRTVEEIQANTAHLFTNSFKGLTEAQIAKLNVTLEKIFANLPED
- a CDS encoding branched-chain amino acid ABC transporter permease; amino-acid sequence: MNFQIALLLGQDGITNGAIYALLALSILLVFTVTRILLIPQGEFVTYGALTMAALQAGQPTALVWLLLALTLADCAMDLYDAARASRGFRFPRRIVVKLAYALALVGLIRTLPLAQLPMALQALLTLALVVPLGPQLYRLVFQPLASASSLVLLIVSIAVHVAMVGVALLLFGPEGARTAPFSEAGLTLGPVTFNSQTLWVIAVSLALIIGLFLFFERSLYGKALRATAVNRLGARLMGISPTLAGKATFALATFIGALSGILIAPITTLYFDSGFVISLKGFVGAIIGGLASYPVAALGALGVGLIEAFSMFWASTYKEIIVFTLIIPFLLWRSLTRRHVEDDE
- a CDS encoding ABC transporter ATP-binding protein — encoded protein: MNMPMQDLKQAENRVANPVLDVSGLCVAYGKVEALSNASLRVGQGQIVTVIGPNGAGKTTLLSAIMGVLGSRGRVAFDGSLEAVPDVEVMVARGLGLVPEKRELFGSMSVADNLLLGAFQRHRSGQRDHGQTLKEVYELFPRLWERREQLAATLSGGERQMLAVGRALMAKPKLLMLDEPSLGLAPLITREIFRIITTLRQQGVSILLVEQNARAALRVADYAYVLETGQVAMQGPAAQLADDPRVIEAYLGLASKHQEMLAG
- a CDS encoding ABC transporter substrate-binding protein is translated as MHFKQAVSTLLLSAACLSFAQADVKVGVITSSTGPIALVGLPQKNSIPLLPTQAGDQPVTYIALDDGSDPTATVKALKKLISEENVDAIIGPSGSPNAMGVIQFVAEAGVPLLAPVGTAAVVLPMNEQKKWVFKTTQNDDLIAKALVEDMGRRGVKTLGFIGTADPYGENWSKVMGALAAEHGIKVVATERFQRQDTSVTGQSLKVLAARPDAVLVAAPGSSAVLPQTTLFDQGYRGQMYQTHGAALPDFLKLGGKKVEGTILAASLMLVLDEIPDSHPSKPVASAYVSAYEKLNGSKPATFGANTYDAGLLLQKAIPVAAAKAQPGTPEFRAALRDALEASHEVPATQGVYTMTPEDHSGFDERGRELIQVKNGAWTLLGGN